Proteins found in one Hydrogenimonas thermophila genomic segment:
- a CDS encoding efflux RND transporter periplasmic adaptor subunit — MKKIALLITLFAAILSAADLTLTGSVVSDNQKMMTSRYMGFVKKVYVVEGERVKKGQLLYTIDSKEIDSAKSQVELAISQAELALQMNRNQYNNILTNLARHERLFKKGMVSKYELENLQLAAENTKAMIEIAKKQVEQAKAKLKEVLNQYKYLDVRAPNSGVVVEKRINAGEMAIPGMPAIILTDLSSLKIMTEISESNLKDVKVGQKVKVSIPSIGYEKEGEVYAIIPSSNPMTHQFRIKVSFDYKGYRVYPGMYAQVTISK; from the coding sequence ATGAAAAAGATTGCTCTTTTAATAACACTGTTTGCTGCTATTTTAAGTGCAGCTGATTTGACGTTGACAGGTAGTGTGGTCTCTGACAATCAAAAGATGATGACCAGTCGCTATATGGGGTTTGTAAAGAAGGTATATGTTGTTGAAGGTGAGCGTGTCAAAAAAGGACAGCTACTTTATACTATTGATTCAAAAGAGATTGATAGTGCAAAATCACAGGTAGAGTTGGCTATATCTCAAGCAGAGCTTGCTTTACAGATGAACCGTAACCAATATAACAATATTTTAACTAACCTTGCACGCCATGAACGTCTTTTTAAAAAAGGTATGGTTTCAAAATATGAGTTGGAAAACTTGCAGCTTGCAGCTGAAAATACAAAAGCTATGATAGAGATAGCAAAAAAGCAGGTAGAACAGGCAAAAGCAAAGCTTAAAGAGGTTCTTAACCAGTATAAATATTTAGATGTTCGTGCACCTAACAGCGGTGTTGTTGTTGAAAAAAGAATTAATGCAGGTGAAATGGCAATTCCTGGTATGCCAGCTATTATTTTAACAGATTTAAGCAGTCTGAAAATAATGACAGAAATTTCTGAGAGTAATCTCAAAGATGTAAAAGTAGGACAAAAGGTTAAGGTCTCTATTCCTTCAATAGGCTATGAGAAAGAGGGTGAAGTCTATGCCATTATTCCTAGCTCTAACCCTATGACACATCAGTTTAGAATAAAAGTATCATTCGACTATAAAGGATATAGAGTCTATCCTGGGATGTATGCCCAAGTTACAATCAGTAAATAA